The stretch of DNA GCCCGACCAGCAGCCTGAAGGTCAGCCCCCGGTGCTTCCCCGCGCTGGTGAACATCGGGTCCATCAGGGAGCTCAACTGGTGCAAATTCGTTGTGGAGCAGCTCGAGAAGTGCGTCTCTTCCCTCGGCAAGAAGAACAGCGCAGGGGGTTGCCTCTTCTATCTCGTGGTGAGCATTCTGCACAATGATTCATGAGACAAGGAAGGAATATGAATGAATCCTAAGTATAAATTTATTTTATCTGAACTGCACACTGAAGTTAGTCTAACACGTTTAGTTTTATTTTGCAATGCAGATTCTGTACCTAGACTCGCTTGATGTCCGTGGCATGGAGATACCTGACGGCACGCCGAGAGTATCTGCGTGGGACAGGAAGCTGATGGATAAAATCATCGAGATGGACATGAAGAACAATGGATCTTTCGGAAAATGCTTTGTAAGTTCTTCTCTTGGAGTTTTTCCTCTGTAATACTAGCAATGCTTTTTTGTAACTGTTATGATCATCCTCTGCATCTGCTTCATATGTTGCATGCAGTTGAAAAGGGAAGCCACTCGCAAGATCATTTCCAGGGGCGCATCAAGTTCAAGTGCGTCTGTCCTGTTTGGCGACGTCTCGGCGATAGCAAATTTTGTGTCATCAAATGTCCTACCGGAGTACTGTCCACAGGTAACCACCGCCTTTTTTGTGCTAAAATTATCTTCAGTGGCATTGACATTTCCCCCTCTAATGATTTTGTGTGTTTTAACGCGCCTTTGTCTGTAGAAGAAGGAGGTCTTATGCAAGGCTGCGGGTAATCTTTGTGCAAGCATCACGGACGCGCTCGCCAAGTTCATGCGTGAAGTCTCTGGACTTGAAGGCTGCAGCGGAGAAGCCGGCAAAAATGGCACTGAACTTGCAGTGAGAGAAGATAACAATGTGGAGAATGATGGTGACGAGATGGATGTTGACACGCTCCTAGATGATACTTCAGAGCTGGCAACTAAGGACATGGAAGACACGTCGGTCGACGAGCATGAAGATGGAAGTTCCGGGGAGGGCGAGGAAGGTGTTTCGAGCAGTGCGGACTCTGAAGATGATCCTGACTGGGAAGGTTACAGAGCCACGCGGACTCATTCTCGACAAAACAGCGTGACACGGAATAGCAGCAACAGCAAAGAGACTGGGGATGGAAAAAATAAACCTAGAGATGTAACAACCACTGGTTCAGGAAATGATGATTCCAATATTCCAGATGGAAACAATGATGGAGTGAACCAATGCAGCAAAGAACATGAAAATGTCGCAAAACCAACATCGCCTAATGTTCCTGAGGATGTGATGGTACCAACTTTGGTTGTGTCACCGGCAACGGAAGAACCTGGAGATGTAGCAACCAATGTCTCCGGAAATGCTTCAGATAATCCGGAGGGAGATCAAGGCAGAGTGAACCAGTGCAGCGAAGAAGAACATGTAAACGTCGCAAAACTAAATCCATCCAGCGGTCATGTGGATGTGGTGATACCAACTTCAGCTGTGTCACTGCCAAGTACTCCTAGCACACAACAGAAAAACAATGAAATGGAGTGTTCCGTTGAGGATAAGATGGCGATCCAGCCTTCCAGCACGCCATTGGGCGGATCATCTGTGATGGCGTTGGATGATAATGTGACCCCGTCAAAGGAAGACAAGAACATGGACATGACTCCTGCTATCAACTTTGTTGAAGGAACTCCTGTTGTTGATTTGAGTACCCCGGAAAGTTCAGACAGCGAGTGCACGGTCGTAAGGACCGTAAGAAAACGTTCTCCTGTCAATGGCCCGAAAACGCCCTCATGATTAACAGCTCAGTGGCTGAGATGCTGATGAAGAAAAATGAAGCATTTCCATTGGCAACTTTGGTAACCTTACTCCCATACTCTGCATTACATACTTTAGCTTCTTTGAGCCTGCATTTCCTTTTATGTTTAGGTGCCATGTGAAGTAAGTACTATTTACATGAAGAAGAGACAAGTAGCTCAAGCTTTTACCTTAGCTGATAAGCTGTACAGAAATGTGTCATGTTTGAACGGCATAATATTGGTGGAAATATTCAGTCCTTCCACTTCCTCCTTCGTTTTGCTGTTATATTTAACCAAGTTCTTTTCTCTTGTCATCGTTCCTGAACTAAGAGGATAAAACATTTACGTCATCCTTGCTAGCCGTTCTTTTCCTTGCGAGTTAAAGCTGGAAGCCAAGCATTTTTCTTTTTTGTTCTGGAATTACTTCCTCTGTTCATTATTATAAGATGTTGTGGCTATTTCAATATACTAGATTACATACGAACtaaaatgagtgaacaaacacactaTGCGTCTATATACATCCGATTCAGAAAAAAGTTCGAACCTCTTATAAcagtgaacggagggagtacttggcaCTTGTTCTGACTTTGCTACTGCAAACCTGGCATTCTGCTCTGCATGTTTTGAATTTCCCTTTTCTTCTCTGCGTTTGAGCATGATTTGACCTAATCACATGTGTTCTCTTCTATCTTTTTCCACAGGAAACTGCAATAAGGGGCACCCAATCCACTGTCGAAAACGGTCTGCCGGGTGAGACATGATCAGTGCCTGTCTGCCTGAGAAGCTGATTGAAGCCATGGTATAATCTTCATCATTTCAGCACAGAGTGGATGCCTAGCTGGCACTGTGAACTTCTAAGTTATGTATAATATGTATTCTCTCTTGACCTGGCCTGCTGGCTTGTAGTGTTTGCATGTGGCACTCCCCTGGTTTCTGAACTATGCTGGCCTGTACTATAATATGAGATCCATGGATCCATGTTCTTTGCATGGTTGTTTCCAACATCATTCCTCTGTACCAATACCATGTCTCCGGAGTCTCATCAAACCTGGATGTTTCTTCCATGGGCAGCAGCATGTTTGTGAGGTTCAGGCAGGTCATGAAACGGGCAGGTAGGATTCTTGTTCCGTGGATGCATGCCAAGCCGCGAGCGCGAACGTCCGCGGAACCTGCGGTAGTAGATAGAGAGGATCATGAGAAGATCTCCGCCGCGGATTGGCAAGTCCGGGCTGTGATCTGAATCCGATCACTGGACCTTTGCCGGGTCGGGTCTGTCGGTTGGTTTGTTTCGGGTCCAACGCATCGGCCGGACCATGACGACGACCCATGTGGCTGCTGCTACCGTCGCCGTTGATCTCTTCCGGGCACCGAACCAGGTCAAGATCAGATCAGATGGTGCGTGCAGTTGTCCAGTCGGCGCGACTCGTTCAGACTTCAGACCAAGGGATGGAGAAGCAGGCAGGCTTTCTGATCCGAGACTTTCTTGCAGGCAAGACATCAGTGCGTGCCGCTGCAGTACTTATTAAACTTTTCATCATCACCTCACTCTCAAAAAAAAAGAGCTAATACTTCCTCTgttccacaatgtagtgctttCTCTATCcacgtgcttcaactttgactgtaaatttaactatcaagaccgattgcggcgggagcaaaaattatatcagtgaattcgtattcgaaagaagttttcaattatataattttttctcccgccgcaaTTGGTCtcgttagttaaatttatggtcaaagttggatcTCGAAAAGCGCGGGCACACTATATTTTAAAATGAAGAGAGTAGTATCTTATCAGCGAGGAGCGAGGAAAAGACAGGTTGAGCAAAAGAGGGGGCAAGGTGTCCCGGCTCGCATCCACGGAGCAGTGGTTAGTCAATGACGCCGCTCGGGCCT from Triticum urartu cultivar G1812 unplaced genomic scaffold, Tu2.1 TuUngrouped_contig_5518, whole genome shotgun sequence encodes:
- the LOC125529323 gene encoding uncharacterized protein LOC125529323; protein product: MKLYPHLSAGQREMIEGAGFGGLLRLQCPTVPARLSTWLLRRFDTESSELVIPGRGRIPVTVDSVHRVLGIPKTGRDVVYGLDDESIASVLDKHGVDRPPSMASLEKSIKLMKSADEHFLRTFVMLVLSSFLCPTSSLKVSPRCFPALVNIGSIRELNWCKFVVEQLEKCVSSLGKKNSAGGCLFYLVILYLDSLDVRGMEIPDGTPRVSAWDRKLMDKIIEMDMKNNGSFGKCFLKREATRKIISRGASSSSASVLFGDVSAIANFVSSNVLPEYCPQKKEVLCKAAGNLCASITDALAKFMREVSGLEGCSGEAGKNGTELAVREDNNVENDGDEMDVDTLLDDTSELATKDMEDTSVDEHEDGSSGEGEEGVSSSADSEDDPDWEGYRATRTHSRQNSVTRNSSNSKETGDGKNKPRDVTTTGSGNDDSNIPDGNNDGVNQCSKEHENVAKPTSPNVPEDVMVPTLVVSPATEEPGDVATNVSGNASDNPEGDQGRVNQCSEEEHVNVAKLNPSSGHVDVVIPTSAVSLPSTPSTQQKNNEMECSVEDKMAIQPSSTPLGGSSVMALDDNVTPSKEDKNMDMTPAINFVEGTPVVDLSTPESSDSECTVVRTVRKRSPVNGPKTPS